A region from the Acidiferrobacter sp. SPIII_3 genome encodes:
- a CDS encoding patatin-like phospholipase family protein yields MVKPATEGLVLALGAGGARGLAHIGVLEVLAEHGLPVRAIAGCSIGAEIGALYARYGDPAVLARIALGVDWKQTLQLFLPDAAAMGGVCSGRKILAFLEEHMPGMALEDLGLPFLAIATDLHSGEEVILRSGPAAGAVRASLSLPGLLMPYPWEGRLLIDGGVVNPVPFDVAADSFGAPVVAVAVHQGARGLSAAPIDTRPASWRVQLRALLDQPWVSRARLVRTWLEEQLAEPAGPRGMQWRARAVLTQAVNIAQAQVVQQRLLARRPALYLLPDVDRIGPFEFYKARAAIAAGRAVARAHLPDLYALLAASRRESPPAALPGTPGVG; encoded by the coding sequence ATGGTGAAGCCGGCGACAGAAGGGTTGGTGTTGGCCCTGGGGGCGGGAGGTGCCCGAGGGCTTGCGCATATCGGGGTTTTGGAGGTGCTGGCCGAGCATGGGCTACCGGTGCGTGCCATTGCCGGGTGCAGCATAGGGGCCGAGATCGGGGCCCTCTATGCCCGCTATGGTGATCCGGCGGTGCTCGCCAGAATTGCCCTGGGAGTCGACTGGAAGCAGACCTTGCAGCTCTTTTTGCCGGACGCCGCGGCCATGGGCGGTGTCTGTTCGGGGCGTAAGATCCTCGCGTTCCTCGAAGAACACATGCCGGGCATGGCCCTAGAAGACCTGGGCCTGCCGTTTCTTGCAATCGCCACCGATCTTCATAGCGGCGAGGAGGTGATCCTGCGTTCCGGGCCCGCCGCCGGTGCGGTGCGGGCGAGCCTGTCGTTGCCAGGTCTCCTCATGCCTTATCCGTGGGAAGGCCGGCTTTTGATCGACGGGGGCGTGGTCAATCCCGTGCCCTTCGATGTCGCCGCCGACAGCTTCGGGGCACCGGTTGTGGCGGTCGCGGTCCACCAGGGGGCGCGCGGGCTTTCGGCGGCGCCCATTGATACCCGGCCGGCCAGTTGGCGCGTGCAGTTACGGGCCTTGCTCGATCAACCCTGGGTATCGCGCGCCCGTTTGGTACGGACCTGGCTCGAGGAGCAGCTGGCCGAGCCGGCCGGCCCCCGCGGCATGCAGTGGCGGGCGCGCGCGGTGTTGACCCAGGCGGTCAACATCGCGCAGGCGCAGGTCGTTCAACAACGCTTGCTCGCGAGACGCCCGGCCCTTTACCTGCTGCCTGACGTCGACCGCATCGGGCCTTTCGAATTCTACAAGGCGCGCGCCGCGATCGCCGCAGGCCGTGCCGTGGCGCGCGCGCATTTGCCGGATCTTTATGCGTTGTTGGCGGCCTCCCGCAGGGAGTCACCACCCGCGGCGTTGCCAGGAACGCCCGGGGTCGGCTAG